In Turicibacter sanguinis, a genomic segment contains:
- a CDS encoding tetratricopeptide repeat protein: protein MTIETFIELYEKGQITEEVVEQMQHFAFHANDDEIFLVAQIFAALGRVSAAIELVEPLISKYPHETNLRTFLADLYLDLAEDEKALDLLSGSDDESDVSVLLLEADMYIAQGLFEVAEDKLKKAMTLEPKNDLIKLAYAEFYHHIGEFEQALNLYLDLIECGLSAEINVYDRLATCYSHIGEFEKALEQFELSEKYFGKLNTDQLFNKGFLAYQLNDEVEAKKVFQELKELDPSYDTIYPILAKIYLKEEDYEKALEMVAEGMTHNEYNAELYSIKGTALEKLKDFEAARDAYYEALNLDPEDLESALRSNRICLMLEDYEEVVHNIKHYEENGLYDDHFTWDLAIAYLELEEYDEAKACFEQGAALFADNVEFLFDYAQFLIEEGLSNEAIKLLERILQLDPSATPARELLENLM, encoded by the coding sequence ATGACAATTGAAACGTTTATTGAATTATATGAAAAAGGACAAATAACAGAAGAAGTCGTTGAACAAATGCAACATTTTGCTTTTCATGCTAACGATGATGAAATTTTCTTAGTAGCACAAATTTTTGCGGCACTGGGACGTGTTTCAGCTGCGATTGAATTAGTAGAGCCATTAATTTCAAAATATCCGCATGAAACGAATTTAAGAACATTCCTAGCTGATTTATATTTAGATTTAGCGGAAGATGAAAAAGCATTAGATTTATTATCAGGAAGTGATGATGAGTCAGATGTGAGTGTTTTATTACTAGAGGCTGATATGTATATTGCTCAGGGGTTATTCGAAGTAGCCGAAGATAAATTAAAAAAAGCAATGACCTTAGAACCTAAAAATGATTTGATTAAATTAGCTTATGCAGAGTTTTATCATCATATCGGAGAATTCGAGCAGGCTTTAAATTTATATTTAGATTTAATTGAATGTGGCTTATCAGCTGAAATTAACGTGTATGATCGTTTAGCTACCTGCTATTCTCATATTGGTGAGTTTGAAAAAGCTTTAGAACAATTTGAGTTATCAGAAAAATATTTTGGAAAATTAAATACCGATCAACTATTTAATAAAGGGTTTTTAGCTTATCAATTAAATGATGAGGTTGAGGCAAAGAAAGTATTCCAAGAATTAAAAGAATTAGATCCTTCTTACGATACGATTTATCCGATTTTAGCTAAAATCTACTTAAAAGAAGAAGATTATGAAAAAGCATTAGAAATGGTTGCAGAAGGAATGACACATAATGAGTATAATGCGGAGCTATATTCGATTAAAGGAACAGCATTAGAAAAGTTAAAAGATTTTGAAGCCGCTCGTGATGCGTACTATGAGGCTTTAAATTTAGACCCTGAAGATTTAGAGTCAGCTCTAAGAAGCAACCGTATTTGTTTAATGTTAGAAGATTATGAGGAAGTGGTTCATAATATTAAACATTATGAAGAAAATGGATTATATGATGATCATTTTACTTGGGACTTAGCGATTGCTTATCTAGAGTTAGAAGAATATGATGAGGCAAAAGCGTGCTTTGAACAAGGAGCCGCATTATTTGCAGATAACGTTGAATTTTTATTTGATTATGCTCAGTTCTTAATTGAAGAAGGATTATCTAACGAAGCGATTAAGCTATTAGAACGTATTTTACAGTTAGACCCATCTGCAACACCAGCTCGCGAACTTCTAGAGAATTTGATGTAA
- the aroA gene encoding 3-phosphoshikimate 1-carboxyvinyltransferase, which produces MRLSGELQVAGDKSITHRAIILSSLATGQTVIHDPLLGADCLSTLEIFKQFGVTYQLTANQLIIDSPGVDGFTYSNSILDAGNSGTTARLLMGVLSALPTTLTLVGDASLSKRPMKRVTSPLKQMGACIELTHDQTLPATIKGQSLNGIEYELPVASAQVKSAIMLAAMFASGETKIHEPVPTRDHTEKMFEDFQIVYNKENRVITLSGPQMPKTPGQVFVPADISSAAFFMVAALMVEGSDLILKNVGLNETRCGIVDVLLQMGGRLTIQNERYFGGERVADIRVQYTKDLKGIIIEGEMIPRLIDEIPIIALLATKAMGQTIIKDAEELKVKETNRIDVTVGELKAIGANLFSTEDGMVINGDINLSYHPALVSSHGDHRIAMMLYVASLLMKNELEIEEMQAMNISYPDFLVHMQKVLK; this is translated from the coding sequence ATGCGTTTAAGTGGAGAGTTACAAGTCGCAGGAGATAAATCGATTACGCATCGTGCTATTATTCTAAGTAGTTTAGCAACTGGACAAACTGTCATTCATGACCCGCTACTAGGGGCTGATTGTTTAAGCACGCTTGAAATTTTTAAACAGTTTGGGGTGACGTATCAATTAACGGCTAATCAATTAATCATCGATAGCCCAGGTGTAGATGGATTTACCTATTCAAATTCCATTCTTGATGCCGGAAATTCAGGAACGACTGCACGTTTATTGATGGGGGTGTTAAGCGCTCTTCCAACAACGCTAACGTTAGTTGGTGATGCTTCATTGTCAAAGCGCCCAATGAAACGTGTGACAAGTCCATTAAAACAAATGGGAGCTTGCATTGAATTAACACATGATCAGACGTTGCCAGCTACGATTAAAGGACAAAGTCTTAATGGAATTGAGTATGAATTACCAGTAGCAAGTGCTCAGGTGAAGTCAGCTATTATGTTAGCGGCTATGTTTGCAAGTGGAGAAACGAAAATCCATGAACCGGTTCCGACGCGTGATCATACGGAAAAAATGTTTGAAGATTTCCAAATTGTCTATAATAAGGAGAACCGTGTGATTACCTTAAGTGGGCCTCAGATGCCAAAAACGCCAGGCCAAGTCTTTGTTCCAGCTGATATTTCATCGGCGGCTTTCTTTATGGTAGCAGCCTTAATGGTTGAAGGCAGTGACCTTATCCTTAAAAATGTGGGTCTAAATGAAACTCGCTGTGGCATTGTGGATGTCCTCTTGCAAATGGGAGGACGTCTGACTATCCAAAATGAGCGTTATTTTGGTGGTGAGCGAGTGGCGGATATTCGAGTTCAGTATACGAAAGATTTAAAGGGGATTATCATTGAAGGTGAGATGATTCCTCGTTTAATTGATGAAATTCCGATCATCGCCTTACTGGCAACGAAAGCGATGGGACAAACCATCATTAAAGATGCAGAAGAATTAAAAGTAAAAGAGACGAATCGAATTGATGTGACGGTTGGAGAGTTAAAAGCCATTGGTGCCAACCTTTTCTCAACCGAAGATGGTATGGTTATTAACGGCGATATTAATCTGAGCTATCACCCTGCTTTAGTCTCAAGCCATGGTGATCACCGCATTGCAATGATGTTATATGTGGCATCATTATTGATGAAAAATGAGCTTGAAATAGAAGAGATGCAAGCGATGAATATTTCATATCCTGACTTTTTAGTGCATATGCAAAAAGTTTTAAAATAA
- a CDS encoding zinc metallopeptidase, translating to MFLYYSPYGYGGGMYMDSSYIIYLLIALIVPMLAQAKLTSTFNHYIRVRNSSGMTGAEVARRILDMNGLQHVHLTEVGGRLSDHYDPTRKTVRLSSDIYRGNSIASVAVAAHECGHAIQHANAYAPLQFRSAMFPLVNFANKFGYIAILLGFVLGRGNFLLLGIIMVGITVLFQLVTLPVEFNASARALTQLGELNILYGNEEKAGARKVLTAAALTYVAGAVVAIAELLRLIMIFNQRNND from the coding sequence ATGTTTTTATATTATAGTCCGTATGGATATGGTGGGGGAATGTATATGGATTCTTCATACATCATTTATCTATTAATTGCGTTAATTGTCCCAATGCTCGCACAGGCTAAGTTAACGTCAACGTTTAATCACTACATTCGTGTCCGTAATTCATCTGGAATGACGGGAGCAGAAGTAGCGCGACGTATTTTAGATATGAATGGATTACAACATGTTCATTTAACAGAAGTGGGTGGTCGTTTGAGTGATCACTATGATCCAACTCGTAAAACGGTTCGTTTATCAAGTGATATTTATCGTGGAAACTCGATTGCTTCGGTTGCCGTAGCGGCACATGAGTGTGGACACGCCATTCAACATGCGAATGCCTATGCCCCGCTACAATTCCGTTCGGCAATGTTCCCACTGGTTAATTTCGCGAATAAATTTGGTTATATTGCCATCTTACTTGGATTTGTTTTAGGAAGAGGAAACTTCTTATTACTTGGAATTATCATGGTCGGAATCACTGTATTATTCCAACTCGTGACATTACCAGTTGAATTTAATGCCTCAGCTCGTGCTCTAACACAGTTAGGTGAATTAAATATTTTATATGGTAATGAAGAGAAAGCTGGGGCACGTAAAGTCTTAACGGCAGCAGCTTTAACGTATGTAGCGGGAGCTGTAGTTGCGATTGCCGAGTTATTACGTTTGATTATGATTTTTAATCAACGAAATAATGACTAA
- a CDS encoding YitT family protein: MSQKLLKQLLLISLGTALMAFGIINFAITNHMAEGGFTGITIILFHVFGISTAVSNLLLNIPMLIIGYKQFSKKGFWLTIFGTVMLSVFLRIFEMIGHIIPPLPNDMILAAIGMGVFVGSGLGIIFNAGGTTGGVDIIAKIIKDKLDIPMSRTMFTFDAIVITISLIIFLSFTNAIYTIIGLYIAAIIIGKFQEGFQAGHKVLIISNNYEQIAAAIHTKMNRGATFIHGMGTYNKNDKVIVMTIINKRELSSLKELIYKIDPQAFVTVSHVYETLGEGFTFDSNGIPYFD; encoded by the coding sequence GTGTCACAAAAATTATTAAAACAACTACTATTGATTTCTTTAGGAACCGCATTGATGGCTTTTGGAATTATAAATTTTGCCATCACTAATCACATGGCTGAAGGTGGATTTACAGGAATTACAATTATTTTATTTCATGTCTTTGGAATTAGTACGGCTGTTTCAAACCTACTCTTGAATATACCTATGTTAATTATCGGATACAAACAGTTCAGTAAAAAAGGATTTTGGCTCACGATTTTCGGAACGGTTATGCTGTCTGTTTTCCTAAGAATCTTTGAGATGATTGGACATATTATCCCCCCACTTCCAAATGATATGATTTTAGCTGCTATCGGAATGGGAGTCTTTGTGGGTTCTGGACTTGGGATTATCTTTAATGCGGGTGGAACAACAGGTGGTGTTGACATTATTGCTAAAATTATAAAAGATAAACTCGACATTCCAATGTCACGTACAATGTTCACTTTTGATGCTATTGTCATCACGATTTCACTTATTATTTTCTTATCATTTACAAATGCCATTTATACCATTATTGGGCTTTATATTGCTGCCATTATCATTGGAAAATTCCAAGAAGGTTTCCAGGCTGGACACAAGGTTCTCATTATTTCAAATAATTATGAACAAATTGCAGCTGCCATTCACACTAAAATGAACCGAGGGGCAACCTTTATTCATGGGATGGGAACTTATAATAAAAATGATAAAGTCATTGTCATGACCATTATCAATAAACGCGAGTTATCTTCTTTAAAAGAACTTATTTATAAAATTGATCCTCAAGCTTTCGTAACTGTAAGTCATGTTTATGAAACATTAGGAGAAGGTTTCACATTTGATTCAAATGGCATCCCATACTTTGATTAA
- the dapB gene encoding 4-hydroxy-tetrahydrodipicolinate reductase, with translation MKKIVVGGLNGKMGSFLVEALKNEEDLKLVAGVSEVEDLTGDIPVYSDPQKVINEIEFDVYVDFTVYEFAKIASELMLKSGKSIVIGTTGFNKADVDYLKDVARQYGGRGVIAPNFSIGAILINKFTEMCSHYFDNFEIVEYHHINKKDKPSGTAVYLANTLDCSLKRKLASTHVHSIRMPGILAKHQVLISDDYQTLELIHQSNSRHSFEKGIILAIRKVENLNELVYGLQHLID, from the coding sequence ATGAAAAAGATAGTAGTGGGTGGCTTAAATGGGAAAATGGGAAGCTTTCTTGTCGAAGCATTGAAGAATGAGGAAGATTTAAAGTTAGTAGCTGGTGTGAGTGAAGTAGAAGATTTAACGGGTGACATCCCCGTATATTCAGACCCTCAAAAAGTAATTAATGAAATTGAGTTTGATGTGTATGTTGATTTTACTGTCTATGAATTTGCAAAAATAGCGTCGGAACTCATGTTAAAATCAGGAAAATCGATTGTGATCGGAACGACTGGATTTAATAAAGCTGACGTCGATTATTTAAAAGATGTGGCCAGACAATATGGAGGGCGCGGAGTCATTGCCCCAAACTTTTCAATTGGTGCCATTTTAATTAATAAGTTTACGGAAATGTGTTCTCATTATTTTGATAATTTTGAAATTGTAGAATATCATCATATCAATAAAAAAGATAAACCATCAGGAACGGCAGTTTATTTAGCTAATACACTAGACTGTTCTTTGAAACGAAAGTTAGCCTCAACTCATGTGCATAGTATTCGAATGCCAGGGATTTTAGCGAAACATCAGGTGTTAATTAGTGATGATTATCAAACACTTGAGCTCATCCATCAATCCAATAGCCGCCATTCATTTGAAAAAGGAATTATTTTAGCCATTCGAAAAGTTGAAAACTTAAATGAACTGGTGTATGGATTACAACATTTAATTGATTAA